The genomic stretch AGCCTCATTCCATGAATAATCGAATATCGAGTGAACACCGTCTTCTTCGTGTTTATACAGAAGGTTCTCGGCCATCCAGACTTGGTTTCCAATCTTCGCGGTTTTATAGACATGTCCATCGCGGACATCCGTAAATTCGCCAATAATCCGCGTCGAATCGGAGCAATTAAATTTTGGATCTACGACATTGCCAGAAGTGTCCGGTAAACTGGACGAATGAAAAACGAGCGTTCGGGAAGCAGACGGATTATCGTCACCTAAAGCAAAAGCGGAATTATCTTGGCAAGCGGAAAAAAATATCAGGGCCCCCAGAACTCCTAAAATCTTAAATTCCATACATTTACAATAAATTAAATTCACAACACGTACCTCCTTTTGCTTTTAATCTATAATTTAAAGAGGACAAATGAACGAAACCCTGTTCAATTCAAAGAAATGGAATTACGATTTTGTTGCATCCGTTGCATAAAAGGATGAGCAGCGCATCACGAGAATATTAGTCCTTAAGGCAACGGACAGCATATGCGTTGGACTTGCTTTCCGTATACATTTTTGCATAGTCGCTGTCAAAATACAATTCCATAGTTTGAGCGTTATCTCTACCAAACTCCTGAGAACCCCAGAAATAAGCCCAAGCACGCTCTGAGTTGCAAGACCAATCCCCCTTCCTTTCATAATACGCACAATAACCAGTGGGAATTGCCGAAAAAGAGACATCGTCCGTTCCATCATCATAAAGCCAACTAGAAACAGCTTTGAGCTTGTTTCCTGTTTCACCGGCCACCGTCGAAAGTAGCGATTTCCACTCCGCTTGCGATGGCAGATGCCACCCCGCAGGGCAAGCTTTCATCGCATCAGCCCACATGTATAGACGTCCAAACTCGTTACAATTACTTTCCTTCTTATCAAAACACAAACTATTTTCCATTTTGTACTTGAGATTTTCCGCCATCCATACCTGATCAACAATTTTCACAGTCTTGTAGGTCTGACCGTCGCGAGAATCAATCATCGTTCCTTGCTCTATCCTATATACCATAGGTGATTTTACATAGTCCTTAAGGCAACGGACAGAAAAACTATTCCCATAGAGTCCATAAACCACAAAAGCATCGTCGGCACGCTCGTTGAAAAGCCAAGGACCATTTTGAGTGGAATTTAGGAAACCAGCCAATTCACCTTCGCGCTCATAAGTTCCACTAGAGTTCCTGAAACCGGCAGGTAAAATCGAGAAAGAAACAGCATCTGTTCCATTGCCATCTTTTTTCCAACCGGATTTAGATTTGAGAATCTTCGCACTTGTGGCAAATCCTCCCGCAGCTCTAAATAATTTTCCCCATTCTGTTGAAGACGGCAAATGCCAACCGTCAGGGCAAATCCTGCTAGGAGAAGGCAACTCATAAAGCCGTCCGTACTTTTCACAATATTTTGCAGAATCGTTATAGCAATAACTGTTCTTCGTCTTGTAGTTCAAATTTTGGGCCATCCACTCCATACCGCCAATATTCACAACCCTATAGGTCCGACCATCGCGAGCATCGACTATAAATCCATTTTTTGCATCAGAATTCGAGGCACTAGACAAAACGGTCGTCTCAGTCGAAAACTTTGTTTCTACAAATTTTTTAGAAGAACCGCAGTCATCGCTACAGGCGACAGACATCGTTGTAAAAACAATAATTCCAAGCCAAAGGGAGCGCATATTTTCTCCTTTTAATCAATCGAAATATAAAAAAGGTTAAAAGAAAACCCGTGAACAACAAACACATTTCAACCGGACCCCTCACCTTTTGGGGGATAAAGTAAACAACATAAAAAGCCCCCGGCTTTGAACCGAGGGCGAATCTTGTATAGGCGATTCCCGCTTACTTCGGCTCAGCAATAAAATTGAGCAAGCTCAATTTTGCTGCATTCGCCTCGACGGCTATTGCGAGAGCGAGGCGAAGACGGAGTCCCCGCCTTGCATAAGAGCCGAGCGGTCTTATTTGTAAAGCGGGTGCTTCTTGCAGAGAGCCA from Fibrobacter succinogenes encodes the following:
- a CDS encoding fibrobacter succinogenes major paralogous domain-containing protein, encoding MRSLWLGIIVFTTMSVACSDDCGSSKKFVETKFSTETTVLSSASNSDAKNGFIVDARDGRTYRVVNIGGMEWMAQNLNYKTKNSYCYNDSAKYCEKYGRLYELPSPSRICPDGWHLPSSTEWGKLFRAAGGFATSAKILKSKSGWKKDGNGTDAVSFSILPAGFRNSSGTYEREGELAGFLNSTQNGPWLFNERADDAFVVYGLYGNSFSVRCLKDYVKSPMVYRIEQGTMIDSRDGQTYKTVKIVDQVWMAENLKYKMENSLCFDKKESNCNEFGRLYMWADAMKACPAGWHLPSQAEWKSLLSTVAGETGNKLKAVSSWLYDDGTDDVSFSAIPTGYCAYYERKGDWSCNSERAWAYFWGSQEFGRDNAQTMELYFDSDYAKMYTESKSNAYAVRCLKD